The following are from one region of the bacterium genome:
- a CDS encoding transposase yields the protein MPAQARRRTFTAKYKLGILEKAEACTKLGEIGKLLRQEGLYSSHLSTWRRQHDEGALAALRPKKRGRKPRPVTAQSRHVAELERENARLRRKLTQAETIIEVQKKLSQLLGIQESR from the coding sequence GTGCCGGCTCAAGCGCGTCGGCGGACGTTCACGGCGAAGTACAAACTCGGGATCCTGGAGAAGGCCGAGGCGTGCACGAAGCTGGGTGAGATCGGCAAACTTCTGCGCCAGGAGGGCCTGTACTCGTCGCATCTGTCGACATGGCGGCGCCAACACGACGAGGGCGCTCTGGCCGCCCTGAGGCCGAAGAAGCGTGGCCGCAAGCCGCGACCGGTCACGGCGCAGTCGCGTCACGTCGCCGAGCTCGAGCGGGAGAATGCGCGCTTGCGCCGGAAGCTGACGCAAGCCGAGACGATCATCGAGGTGCAAAAAAAACTCTCTCAGCTTCTGGGGATTCAGGAGAGTCGCTGA
- a CDS encoding IS3 family transposase, producing MEATTTLSQEVGVRAACSALGMPRATYYRRRDPTPADKPRPRPPLALDAEQRQAVVDVLHSPRFVDRSPHQIWAVLLDEEQEYLCSVRTMYRILEAEGELRERRNQLRRPVYAKPELVATAPNQVWTWDITKLKGPAKWTYFYLYVILDLYSRYVPGWMVARRESGTLARRLIAETVRKQGIRGDQLTVHADRGSSMRSKTVALLLADLGVRKSHSRPYTSNDNPFSEAQFKTMKYHPSFPERFGSLEDSRGFCAPFLGWYNTDHRHSSLAYLTPADVHYGRADQILQQRAGVLRAAFETNPQRFKGRMPSPGKLPEAVWINPPKETP from the coding sequence ATGGAGGCGACGACCACGCTTTCGCAGGAGGTCGGCGTACGGGCCGCCTGCTCGGCACTTGGAATGCCCAGGGCGACTTACTATCGCCGTCGAGATCCGACACCAGCCGATAAGCCACGGCCACGGCCGCCTCTGGCTCTGGATGCTGAGCAGCGCCAGGCGGTGGTGGACGTGTTGCACTCGCCGCGTTTCGTCGATCGCTCCCCGCACCAGATCTGGGCGGTGCTGCTCGACGAGGAGCAGGAGTATCTATGCTCGGTGCGCACGATGTATCGCATCCTCGAGGCCGAGGGCGAGCTGCGCGAGCGCCGCAACCAGCTGCGCCGCCCGGTCTACGCCAAACCCGAGCTGGTGGCGACGGCTCCGAATCAAGTGTGGACGTGGGACATCACGAAGCTCAAGGGGCCCGCGAAGTGGACCTACTTCTACCTCTACGTGATCCTGGATCTCTACAGCCGCTACGTGCCCGGCTGGATGGTGGCGCGTCGCGAGTCGGGGACGCTGGCCAGGCGTCTGATCGCTGAGACGGTGCGCAAGCAAGGTATCCGCGGGGATCAGTTGACGGTGCATGCCGATCGGGGGTCGAGCATGAGGTCGAAAACGGTGGCGCTGCTGCTGGCCGATCTGGGCGTGAGGAAGAGCCACAGTCGGCCGTACACCAGTAACGACAATCCGTTCTCCGAAGCCCAGTTCAAGACGATGAAGTACCACCCGAGCTTCCCGGAACGGTTTGGCTCGCTGGAGGATAGTCGCGGATTCTGTGCGCCGTTCCTCGGCTGGTACAACACCGATCATCGGCACTCGAGCCTGGCCTATTTGACGCCGGCCGATGTCCATTACGGCCGCGCCGATCAGATCCTTCAGCAACGGGCCGGGGTGCTACGCGCGGCCTTTGAGACCAATCCTCAGCGCTTCAAAGGCCGCATGCCGAGCCCAGGGAAACTGCCGGAAGCCGTGTGGATCAACCCGCCGAAGGAGACGCCATGA